The proteins below are encoded in one region of Hordeum vulgare subsp. vulgare chromosome 3H, MorexV3_pseudomolecules_assembly, whole genome shotgun sequence:
- the LOC123442427 gene encoding beta-1,2-xylosyltransferase XYXT1-like: protein MEGGGKAAHHHDTARLLKAISRTVEPRNFGIGLVAGFLLVTCAYFSTAKFDAIHIAPHVSPQEARIGSPASAAAVGSKRQLDLGVPGQDAALSREGSKAEVLDTDGDDSRRTSSSSPAQDLVHDASLLDTKKDDTFARDGDAAVEAAKDDDAATGALLPPLSSQEPANGTQEEQGVLEDQELQVQDAIAAASSPNKSSSSSDGGSESVVQSDPATLPAPVQQTPPPAVPEAPKQVATAAPVQQIPLIPEAAKQPGPEVSTAARREWKPLCDLTSNRRIDWCELDGDVRVHGAQGTVTLVGTAKAEEWRVKPYPRKVDPNAMRHVREIAVRSTTLPGGDEECAVKHSVPALLFSDRGYTGNYFHAYTDVILPLFLTAKRYGGEVQFLVSDLQMWWIGKFLPVFKSLSNYDLVDLAADNRTRCFAHVQVGLTCHADFSIDPLRAPNGYSMVDFTRHMRGTYGLPRGLAVPAAGARPRLLLIARASTRRFVNADEIVRAAQKVGFEVVVSEGTHEVAPFAELANTCDAMLGVHGAGLTNMVFLPTRGVVIQVVPLGGLEFVAGYFRTPSRDMGLKYLEYRISPAESTLTEQYPPDHPIFTDPDGVKSKGWESLKQVYLDKQDVRLDLKRFRPLLKKAIAHIRANKLQ, encoded by the exons ATGGAGGGCGGCGGCAAGGCGGCACACCACCACGACACGGCCAGGCTGCTCAAGGCCATCAGCCGCACCGTCGAGCCGCGCAACTTCGGCATCGGCCTCGTCGCCGGCTTCCTCCTCGTCACCTGCGCCTACTTCTCCACCGCCAAGTTCGACGCCATCCACATCGCGCCCCACG tCAGCCCCCAGGAGGCCCGGATTGGCTCGCCGGCGAGCGCGGCCGCCGTCGGCTCCAAGCGCCAATTAG ATTTGGGGGTGCCGGGGCAGGACGCGGCATTGTCCAGGGAGGGGAGCAAGGCCGAGGTGCTCGACACGGACGGCGACGACAGCAGGAGGacatcctcctcctccccggcgcaAG ATTTGGTCCACGATGCGTCGCTGCTGGACACGAAGAAAGACGACACCTTTGCGAGGGACGGCGATGCGGCCGTGGAGGCCGCCAAGGACGATGACGCCGCCACCGGCGCTCTTCTCCCTCCGCTGTCGTCCCAGGAACCGGCAAACGGCACGCAAGAGGAACAAG GTGTTCTTGAGGACCAGGAGCTGCAAGTGCAGGACGCCATCGCCGCCGCCAGTTCTCCAAacaagagcagcagcagcagcgatgGCGGCTCAGAGTCCGTCGTTCAATCCGACCCGGCGACGCTTCCTGCTCCCGTCCAGCAGACTCCTCCTCCTGCCGTTCCAGAGGCTCCCAAGCAGGTGGCCACGGCTGCTCCGGTCCAGCAGATTCCCCTCATCCCAGAGGCTGCCAAGCAGCCAG gtccggaggtgtcgacggcggcgaggcgggAGTGGAAGCCGCTGTGCGACCTGACGTCGAACCGGCGCATCGACTGGTGCGAGCTGGACGGCGACGTGCGCGTCCACGGCGCCCAGGGCACGGTCACCCTGGTGGGCACGGCCAAAGCCGAGGAGTGGCGTGTCAAGCCGTACCCTCGCAAGGTCGACCCCAACGCCATGCGCCACGTGCGCGAGATCGCCGTGCGCTCCACCACGCTCCCCGGCGGTGACGAGGAGTGCGCGGTCAAGCACTCGGTGCCGGCGCTGTTGTTCTCGGACCGCGGGTACACGGGCAACTACTTCCACGCCTACACGGACGTGATCCTGCCGCTCTTCCTCACGGCCAAGCGGTACGGCGGGGAGGTGCAGTTCCTCGTCTCCGACCTGCAGATGTGGTGGATCGGCAAGTTCCTCCCCGTCTTCAAGAGCCTCTCCAACTACGACCTCGTCGACCTCGCCGCCGACAACCGCACGCGCTGCTTCGCGCACGTCCAGGTCGGTCTCACCTGCCACGCCGACTTCAGCATCGACCCGCTGCGCGCGCCCAACGGCTACTCCATGGTCGACTTCACCAGGCACATGCGCGGCACCTACGGCCTGCCCCGCGGCCTGGCCGTGCCCGCCGCCGGCGCCAGGCCGCGGCTCCTGCTCATCGCGCGCGCCAGCACGCGGCGGTTCGTGAACGCCGACGAGATCGTGCGGGCGGCGCAGAAGGTCGGGTTCGAGGTGGTGGTGTCCGAGGGCACGCACGAAGTGGCGCCGTTCGCGGAGCTGGCCAACACGTGCGACGCCATGCTGGGCGTGCACGGCGCCGGGCTGACCAACATGGTGTTCCTGCCCACGCGCGGGGTGGTGATCCAGGTGGTGCCGCTGGGCGGGCTGGAGTTCGTCGCCGGCTACTTCCGGACGCCGTCGAGGGACATGGGATTGAAGTACCTCGAGTACCGGATCTCGCCGGCGGAGAGCACGCTGACGGAGCAGTACCCGCCGGACCACCCCATCTTCACCGACCCCGACGGCGTGAAGAGCAAGGGGTGGGAGTCGCTCAAGCAGGTGTACCTCGACAAGCAGGACGTCCGGCTCGACCTCAAGAGGTTCCGGCCGCTGCTCAAGAAGGCCATCGCACACATCAGAGCCAACAAGCTCCAGTGA